Within the Vanessa cardui chromosome 6, ilVanCard2.1, whole genome shotgun sequence genome, the region tattGTTGTTTGCCGCGCCGCCTATTTGTAAAGATAATTTTCGATTATTATTCATACCCGTGTCATTAAtcgaatttttattaaacttattttcttGTACTTTGACAGGCTCCGATTCTtggtaaatttgtttattctttTCCACGCAAACGTCAAAAGACGTTTCCTTCGGGTTATTTGCTGTTTGATTTGTACCGTTTTGCGAAACCGATACCACCTGTCTGTcgtcattaataatatagatattgctTCCGTTACTGGTTTCGGTAACttttccattttcaaaagtGATGACAGACCGAACAGGTGAATTTTGGACGTAGACTTTAGTGTTTGTGCCGCCGTTTTGTGACATCGTATTAGTAGTGACTTTAAGTGTTATAGAATTGTTTGAATTCGAACTAGCCAACATTGCAGTAGCTggattttcaactttcgttccAAGTGTTTTGTTATGCAGAGGGGTTGCGGTTTTTTTGGGTGTACTTGGGCAGTTTTTTGGAGAAGTCCTTGGCGAGGCGCTTTTAccgttttttattgtttcaccGCCGACAATTGGAGGCTTCGTTCTATACTTATGTAAACTTTTGGGTGAACTTTGCAGACTTTGAACTTTAACGAGTGACTGTGCTCTACTTAGACCCGACGCTCCATTACTATGACTAGGCGAAGGCTTCAGTGTGCGGTCTGATATGTGTGATTCTAAACTGGAATGGCCGCTGCTACTAGTTTGGTAAGTTCTTTTCATGGATGAATTTAGGTCTATTTGTCCGTTTTTACAATCTTTTCTAGGCGTTCGGTGATTAATCGTGCTCTCCAAACTTGAAGGGCCACTCGTGGACATAACGTTATCGGAGTAATCCATACGACGTAAACTTCCATTGGGGCTATCTCTTAATTTCGGTTCGCTGTTTCTTTGAGGTGATCCAAAATGATCTAAGATGGTTTTATTGGTGGAACTTCTACTTAAAGTTGATCTTGGTAGACTCCCAGAACTAGGACTGGACTGTCTTACAGGTGAATGGTCGTATTGTGTGGAAGTCGCTAGACCGGACTCAGTGGAAAGATGTCTTTTATGCCTCCTCGGCAATGTCGACGACCGATTGCTAATCTCCGAACCGTCATAGTACGATGATACGAAAGATGTTTGACTCTGCAGTGACTCCTGAAAAGAgagagtaaaataattaaattcaacagAAAATCATATCTTAATCACATTAAAATGCTGATATATAACTGCACTACAACTATGTAGATTGTGCTAAGTAGCcgttttatatgatattttaattattataatttagtaagttacgtttttttttatatcgatatGAAAAAATCAACTATTTGCATATTATTTGGAGATTTGCTGAGTTGTTtacgtcaaatatttatttattcaataaagttaaatatCAAATGAATAATCTAGTAGATTGcaagtttttgatattttaataaattgatatttaccTTAGAGTCGGTTTGCGTAGCAACACAGTGCAGATGAACCGCTTTGGAGTTGAACCACTCAGTGGGCGGGAACTGTGCAGAGAAGGTGCTCATCGCGCGGGTCTGCTTGCTGCGGCCGCTTCGTCTGAATAAGCGGGAGAGCAACGACACTTTCTCTGCGAatgcaataaatattgatgGTTATTGACAATTAAAAGTGTAGTCAAATGAGATAAATAGAAACAGTTCAACTGAATAATATTTAGCGATCAACTACTTAATCGGAAATTATGCAGCAAATTTCTAATAAAGctaaacaaatgtaatatgtaaCGAAAAGGATAATAGTGGCTGACTAGTTATTAGATAATCTTTATAACGTGTTGTAAATGACCTTTTGGTTTATATTGGATGCTTCGGAAGGCGCTGCACACCATAGAAGTACGTCGTGTACATGTCATATAAAACAACGAAAACTCTACTTACTAGGCGACGCAGATTCTACGCTTGGAGGGTAGTCGGTAGAAGACGAGCTATCTGTCGTGTTAGCGTGCTTATGGTGCAAGCTGCGTGTGGAAGCGCATCGCTGTAAGTACTTGCTCGAGGAGCCGAAGATCCTCAGGGAGTGGCGGCGGTCAAGGGAGCGTGGAGCAGGGAACGATGCGCTACGTCGTTTATTTGGTCTACCATACAGAATTTTGTCATTTGGGTTTcctgaaaataaacaaagagaAGATAAATTAACGCAACCACTTCTCTCTTAATCGATTCTGtatatttttcgtatttttcaTTAGATTATACCAGGTCATCCAATAACATTCCACTAAAACCCGTTTCAGAATTAAAATAAAGCCGTACCTACTCACATAAAAAATAGCGTAATATTTTCGTAAAACAGCGTTcggttgtaataaattaaataaaacaatttctttgTTGATATATTTCACATTATGTTCTGCTACGAGGTGGGGAAATCTCCCATAAAGTGAATCGGTTTATGGTCAGGCTGAGATTTCATAACATGAACATAACATGTTAAACGGAAACTTGTATGAAACAATATATACGGTTATTGATTAAAGTTGAAACATTAACACGTCTCACAACAAAACCGTTATATCGATGTATCTgcaattaatactaaaatatactatgtACATCATGCTTTAAGAATAATCGGAAGTAATGTAAACGTATGGACATTTGGTCATGACTGTTCAgcattcatatatataaattaagactTAAGCTTTTCAAAGCGTTTTCAATAACCGTTATGTAGTATGTAACTTAGTATTTTTCCTATAATTTTAGCACTAgtccatattaatatat harbors:
- the LOC124530752 gene encoding serine/threonine-protein kinase DDB_G0283821 — protein: MSVRGAGGQRCQLILQRCLAIHLTKPGNAPDDFWMYDSGYLLFQSFLAANAKCWWAGALAAATAELRYAGYVSPGVLLVAGAPRALETVRGAYSRSVLKPPPTYLICGLGDIEDCIVTPAYQGQFTPLPEALCDCIMDLTSQGQSATLESIRTSLSAKFPSMQTPSQEVVYDTLAQLMQERKIYQTSRGFFIVTPERRRSRSRSSSRHHSTEDECSSPRTILMSDQEALHQLYGEITTVRDGAVTHQCVQTNLADVICGGNPNDKILYGRPNKRRSASFPAPRSLDRRHSLRIFGSSSKYLQRCASTRSLHHKHANTTDSSSSTDYPPSVESASPKKVSLLSRLFRRSGRSKQTRAMSTFSAQFPPTEWFNSKAVHLHCVATQTDSKESLQSQTSFVSSYYDGSEISNRSSTLPRRHKRHLSTESGLATSTQYDHSPVRQSSPSSGSLPRSTLSRSSTNKTILDHFGSPQRNSEPKLRDSPNGSLRRMDYSDNVMSTSGPSSLESTINHRTPRKDCKNGQIDLNSSMKRTYQTSSSGHSSLESHISDRTLKPSPSHSNGASGLSRAQSLVKVQSLQSSPKSLHKYRTKPPIVGGETIKNGKSASPRTSPKNCPSTPKKTATPLHNKTLGTKVENPATAMLASSNSNNSITLKVTTNTMSQNGGTNTKVYVQNSPVRSVITFENGKVTETSNGSNIYIINDDRQVVSVSQNGTNQTANNPKETSFDVCVEKNKQIYQESEPVKVQENKFNKNSINDTGMNNNRKLSLQIGGAANNNSFIYKNQLNNTNEVVSNPSSPAIHNNINSMETSANSNPSTPTKSYDNVLGSLGNLRYQKNSLSSTNTGIHANINSNSELKSVDLLKKAAALQMLNGLPNVHNRMSSESIANLLTKGIDQKPTVLGSEPNLALKNSELIKDINTSTEKINCLENKQKRYSLSQDGKKDHQDFYNFPSLSDLSFNFTSLAAQKILKGVSINSVDTLVELNMAANGSEKQNNRDVAAVCTDFGLV